A genomic window from Massilia sp. METH4 includes:
- a CDS encoding TonB-dependent receptor, which yields MSYTRTPLALAIALAFAQFTGFASTAQAQGQGPRHGGDPDSIPTVLVSASALGILSDDMITPATTLSGDELVRVRESTLGETLGRLPGITSSHFGAGASRPVIRGMDGPRVKILADGAEVQDASTISPDHAVGFEPLLAERIEVLRGPSALAYGGGAVGGVVNIIDRKIPTSLPGKQVEGSAEVRASSAAREKAGAFEMTAKAGSVAFHAEGVKRDANDYRVGEDWSEGRRVGGSYKDTESGTVGLSWIGARGYLGAAYTKERTEYGIPGHNHEFEGCHPHGDHLHCGSHEEEEGDEHDHGHEHEEGAIPYVKLDSDRWDVRGEYRDPFAGFSKVRLRASYTDYRHDEIEGAEVATTFTSKAHDARLEFEHQPVGGWRGVVGLQTTRRDFAALGEEAYVPATVTKKHAAFATEEYRIADWRFEAGLRHEWQDIEVDGARDRDRDARGTSFALGAVWKFAPQYSLRAAVSRSHRLPSAEELYADGIHLATSTWEVGNENLTKETSNNVDITLRKFAGPTTFSVSAFRNRIDNYIYARTLDNHEGFQLVDYAQQDATFTGIEGEVRQELTANLEATLFGDYVRARLRDGGGNIPRIPAGRIGVKLDGEWRGWHGMVEAYRVATQDDLASYESRTDGYNMLNLGTHYNTRIAGQPVQFYARLNNVTDELAFSHTSFIKAAAPLPGRNLTAGVRVTF from the coding sequence ATGTCTTACACACGCACCCCGCTGGCGCTGGCCATCGCGCTGGCCTTTGCGCAGTTCACCGGTTTTGCATCGACCGCCCAAGCCCAGGGGCAGGGGCCCCGCCACGGCGGCGATCCGGACAGCATTCCCACCGTGCTGGTGTCCGCCAGCGCGCTGGGTATTCTGTCGGACGACATGATCACGCCGGCCACCACGCTCTCCGGCGACGAACTCGTGCGGGTGCGCGAATCGACACTGGGCGAGACGCTGGGCCGCCTGCCGGGCATCACGTCCAGCCACTTCGGCGCCGGTGCCAGCCGGCCCGTGATCCGCGGCATGGATGGCCCGCGCGTGAAGATCCTGGCCGACGGCGCGGAAGTACAGGATGCGTCGACGATCAGTCCCGATCACGCGGTGGGCTTCGAGCCGCTGCTGGCCGAGCGCATCGAAGTGCTGCGTGGGCCGTCGGCGCTGGCCTATGGCGGCGGCGCCGTGGGCGGCGTGGTCAATATCATCGACCGCAAGATTCCCACCAGCCTGCCGGGCAAGCAGGTGGAAGGCAGCGCCGAGGTGCGGGCCAGCTCGGCCGCGCGGGAAAAGGCGGGAGCCTTCGAGATGACGGCAAAGGCGGGCAGCGTGGCCTTCCATGCCGAAGGCGTGAAGCGCGACGCCAACGATTACCGCGTCGGCGAGGACTGGAGCGAGGGCCGCCGCGTGGGCGGCAGCTACAAGGACACGGAATCGGGCACCGTGGGCTTGTCGTGGATCGGTGCGCGCGGCTACCTGGGCGCGGCGTACACGAAGGAACGTACCGAGTACGGCATTCCCGGCCACAACCACGAATTCGAGGGCTGCCACCCGCACGGCGATCACCTGCACTGCGGCAGCCACGAGGAAGAAGAAGGCGACGAGCACGACCACGGCCACGAGCACGAGGAAGGCGCCATCCCCTACGTGAAGCTGGACAGCGACCGCTGGGACGTGCGCGGCGAATACCGCGACCCGTTTGCCGGCTTCTCGAAGGTGCGCCTGCGTGCCTCGTACACGGACTACCGCCACGACGAGATCGAGGGCGCCGAAGTCGCCACCACGTTCACCAGCAAGGCGCACGATGCGCGCCTGGAATTCGAACACCAGCCGGTGGGCGGCTGGCGCGGCGTGGTCGGTCTGCAAACCACGCGGCGCGACTTCGCGGCCCTGGGCGAGGAAGCCTATGTGCCGGCCACGGTGACGAAGAAGCACGCCGCCTTCGCGACGGAGGAATACCGGATCGCCGACTGGCGCTTCGAGGCTGGCCTGCGCCATGAATGGCAGGACATCGAAGTCGACGGCGCGCGCGACCGCGATCGCGACGCTCGCGGCACCTCGTTCGCGCTCGGCGCTGTGTGGAAATTCGCGCCGCAGTACTCGCTGCGCGCCGCCGTGTCGCGCAGCCACCGGCTGCCCAGCGCGGAAGAGCTGTATGCCGACGGCATCCACCTCGCCACCAGCACCTGGGAAGTCGGCAACGAGAACCTGACGAAGGAAACCTCGAACAATGTCGACATCACGCTGCGCAAGTTCGCCGGCCCCACCACGTTCTCCGTGAGCGCGTTCCGCAACCGCATCGACAACTATATCTACGCGCGCACGCTGGACAACCACGAAGGCTTCCAGCTGGTGGACTATGCGCAGCAGGACGCCACCTTCACCGGCATCGAGGGCGAGGTGCGGCAGGAACTGACGGCGAACCTGGAAGCCACGCTGTTCGGCGACTACGTGCGCGCCAGACTGCGCGACGGCGGCGGCAATATTCCCCGCATCCCGGCGGGGCGCATCGGCGTGAAGCTCGATGGCGAATGGCGCGGCTGGCACGGCATGGTCGAGGCCTACCGCGTCGCCACGCAGGACGACCTGGCATCGTACGAGTCGCGCACGGACGGCTACAACATGCTGAACCTGGGTACGCACTACAACACCCGGATCGCCGGCCAGCCTGTGCAATTCTATGCGCGGTTGAACAATGTGACGGACGAACTGGCGTTCAGCCACACCTCGTTCATCAAGGCAGCCGCGCCGCTGCCGGGGCGGAACCTGACGGCGGGGGTGCGGGTGACGTTCTGA
- a CDS encoding ATP-binding protein yields MPHLHPSAVSAIPPFDWGATPFGDAATWPRALRTAAGMVLHSLQPMSVMWGSELRLLFNDGYRTLLGGRANEAGGMMGQPFRAVWPELADVVGPVFDAALRGHATGALEDQPFTVLRNGYPEQVHVSFFTSPIHDDAGAIAGLLLTCVETTARVASRHERDAAMERLRLLDEIGEATRVASDPRAIMSEATRLLGEHLRVTRVAYADLEPDNDRFTIRHDWRVPGAISTVGVYSLDLFGSQATSNLRVGRTLVINDVDGELAPGDGDGMFNSIGIKAIICCPLVKGGHLVAMMAVHQEHPRRWTSQELALVEAVVERCWAHIERVRSVDALREADRHKSEFLAVLAHELRNPLAPIRNGLELLRLSAGSPEAVAKVSGMMDRQLSHMTHLINDLLDIARVSSGKIVLHREVADLNGIVATAIEASMPALEAAGHDLAVDLPEGPLPVEADPVRIAQVIGNLLTNAAKYTPRHGKIRVTAWAEEGMAVVAVADNGIGIAAESLDAVFDMFTQVARHVERSNGGLGIGLSLVRRLLDLHGGSVTAASAGPGQGSTFTVRLPLAAAVRQSGPARAASAPAPSRRLRVLIADDNVDAAHSLADLLALEGHDTRVAADGPGALALAEAFRPEVVFLDIGMPGMDGYETARRLRQLPGLAAVPLAALTGWGAAEDRARTRAAGFDHHLLKPAVPAEVDAVLATA; encoded by the coding sequence ATGCCACATCTTCACCCTTCCGCAGTTTCGGCCATCCCCCCATTCGACTGGGGGGCGACGCCGTTCGGCGATGCCGCCACGTGGCCGCGGGCGCTGCGCACGGCGGCCGGCATGGTGCTGCATTCGCTGCAGCCGATGAGCGTGATGTGGGGGAGCGAGCTGCGCCTGCTGTTCAACGACGGCTACCGCACCTTGCTGGGCGGGCGCGCCAACGAGGCCGGCGGCATGATGGGCCAGCCGTTCCGCGCCGTGTGGCCGGAGCTGGCCGACGTGGTCGGCCCCGTGTTCGACGCGGCCCTGCGCGGCCACGCCACCGGCGCCCTGGAAGACCAGCCCTTCACCGTGCTGCGCAACGGCTACCCGGAGCAGGTCCATGTCTCGTTCTTCACGAGTCCCATCCATGACGACGCGGGCGCCATCGCCGGACTGCTGCTGACCTGCGTGGAAACGACCGCCAGGGTCGCCTCGCGCCATGAGCGCGACGCGGCGATGGAGCGGCTGCGCCTGCTGGACGAGATCGGCGAGGCCACCCGGGTGGCCAGCGATCCGCGCGCCATCATGAGCGAAGCCACGCGGCTGCTGGGCGAGCACCTGCGCGTCACGCGGGTTGCCTATGCCGACCTGGAGCCGGACAACGACCGGTTCACGATCCGGCACGACTGGCGCGTGCCCGGCGCGATCAGCACGGTGGGCGTGTATTCGCTCGACCTGTTCGGCTCGCAGGCCACGTCGAACCTGCGCGTGGGCCGCACGCTCGTCATCAACGATGTGGACGGGGAGCTGGCCCCGGGCGATGGCGACGGCATGTTCAACAGCATCGGCATCAAGGCCATCATCTGCTGCCCGCTGGTGAAGGGCGGCCACCTGGTGGCGATGATGGCCGTGCACCAGGAGCACCCGCGCCGCTGGACGTCGCAGGAGCTGGCGCTGGTCGAAGCCGTGGTGGAACGCTGCTGGGCGCACATCGAGCGCGTGCGGTCGGTGGATGCGCTGCGCGAGGCGGACCGGCACAAGTCCGAGTTCCTGGCCGTGCTGGCCCACGAACTGCGCAATCCGCTGGCGCCGATCCGCAACGGCCTGGAGCTGCTGCGCCTCTCCGCCGGCAGCCCGGAGGCGGTGGCAAAAGTGAGCGGCATGATGGACCGCCAGCTGAGTCACATGACGCACCTGATCAACGACCTGCTCGACATTGCCCGCGTATCGAGCGGGAAGATCGTGCTGCATCGGGAAGTGGCGGACCTGAACGGCATCGTGGCCACGGCCATCGAGGCGAGCATGCCCGCGCTCGAGGCGGCGGGCCACGACCTGGCGGTCGACCTGCCCGAGGGTCCGCTGCCGGTGGAGGCCGATCCCGTCCGCATCGCCCAGGTGATCGGCAACCTGTTGACGAACGCGGCGAAGTACACGCCGCGGCACGGCAAGATCCGCGTCACCGCGTGGGCGGAGGAGGGCATGGCTGTCGTCGCCGTGGCGGACAACGGTATCGGCATCGCCGCCGAGTCCCTCGATGCCGTGTTCGACATGTTCACGCAGGTGGCGCGGCACGTGGAGCGCTCCAACGGCGGCCTGGGCATCGGTCTTTCGCTGGTGCGGCGGTTGCTTGACCTGCACGGCGGCAGCGTGACGGCCGCGAGCGCCGGTCCGGGGCAGGGCAGCACGTTCACGGTCCGCCTGCCGCTGGCGGCGGCCGTGCGGCAGTCCGGCCCGGCACGCGCGGCATCGGCGCCAGCCCCCAGCCGGCGCCTGCGCGTGTTGATCGCGGACGACAACGTCGATGCCGCCCATTCGCTGGCCGACCTGCTGGCACTGGAAGGGCACGATACGCGCGTGGCGGCCGACGGGCCGGGCGCGCTCGCGCTCGCCGAGGCCTTCCGGCCGGAAGTGGTGTTCCTCGATATCGGCATGCCCGGGATGGATGGCTACGAGACCGCGCGGCGCCTGCGCCAGCTGCCGGGCCTTGCCGCCGTGCCGCTGGCCGCGCTCACCGGCTGGGGCGCGGCGGAAGACCGCGCGCGCACGCGCGCCGCAGGCTTCGATCACCACCTGCTCAAGCCCGCCGTGCCGGCCGAGGTGGATGCGGTGCTGGCCACCGCCTGA
- the galB gene encoding beta-galactosidase GalB, with product MPRHLLPLLACGVVALSAHAAETPVRERISFNTDWRFHKLAAGTWEPGETFAQPDFDDKTWRPLRLPHDWGIEGPFRQEYPNDTGKLPWWGKAWYRKHFTLPAADAGRRIYLDVDGAMSNAQVWINGRNVGGWPYGYASWRVDLTPYVKPGGDNVLAIRLDNPEASSRWYPGGGIYRNVWLVKTAPVHVAQYGTFVTTPQVTKESATVNVEVTVDNHGPQTDVRIATDIYLLDETGRRTGTPVARKEASSPVWAPADRQAQASQALIVPNPRLWSPATPRRYVAVTTVTARGRVVDVVETPFGIRTIAFDARRGFLLNGTRLPINGVCQHHDLGALGAAINVRALERQLEILREMGVNAIRTSHNPPAPELLDLADRVGFVVVAEAFDIWGEKKNPNDYHLHYKEWHEKDLRGMIRRDRNHPSVIAWSIGNEIVEQGAREGWKVAAHLSEIARGEDRTRPTTAAFNHVGSAYNGFQNAVDVFGYNYKPQEYGKFHEHAPHVPLLGSETASTVSSRGEYFFPVSDDKSKGLANFHVSSYDLSAPPWATPPDAEFRGQDDNAFVAGEFVWTGFDYLGEPTPYNSDTTNLLNFTDPAQQQRMAQQLQDLKKIAVPSRSSYFGIVDLAGFKKDRFYIYQARWRPELPMAHLLPHWTWPERVGQVTPVHLYTSGDEAELFLNGRSLGRKKRGPRDYRLRWDDVVYQPGTLQAVTYKDGKRWAEDTVHTAGPAARLQLSADRATLRADGDDLSFVTVTIADKDGRPVPRTSNRISFTLSGPGEIVATDNGDPTSFESFQSPERKAFNGLALAIVRTRAGQAGKMVLTATADGLQSAQVTLESRDK from the coding sequence ATGCCGAGACACCTCCTTCCCCTCCTCGCCTGCGGCGTAGTCGCCCTTTCCGCCCACGCCGCCGAAACCCCGGTCCGGGAACGGATCTCCTTCAACACAGACTGGCGCTTCCACAAGCTCGCCGCGGGCACGTGGGAACCCGGCGAGACCTTCGCGCAGCCGGACTTCGACGACAAGACGTGGCGCCCGCTCCGCCTGCCGCACGACTGGGGCATCGAGGGCCCGTTCCGGCAGGAGTACCCGAACGACACGGGCAAGCTGCCATGGTGGGGCAAGGCGTGGTACCGCAAGCACTTCACGCTGCCGGCCGCCGACGCGGGGCGCCGCATCTACCTCGATGTCGACGGGGCGATGTCGAACGCGCAGGTATGGATCAATGGCCGCAATGTCGGCGGCTGGCCGTATGGGTATGCCTCCTGGCGCGTGGACCTCACGCCATACGTGAAACCGGGCGGCGACAACGTGCTCGCCATCCGCCTGGACAATCCGGAAGCCTCGTCGCGCTGGTATCCGGGCGGCGGCATCTACCGCAATGTGTGGCTGGTGAAGACGGCGCCCGTGCACGTGGCGCAGTACGGCACCTTCGTGACCACGCCGCAGGTGACGAAGGAATCGGCCACCGTGAATGTCGAGGTCACTGTCGACAACCACGGCCCGCAGACCGACGTGCGCATCGCGACCGACATCTACTTGCTGGACGAGACCGGGCGCCGCACCGGCACGCCGGTGGCGCGCAAGGAAGCGTCGTCGCCCGTCTGGGCGCCGGCCGACCGCCAGGCCCAGGCGAGCCAGGCCCTGATCGTGCCCAATCCGCGCCTGTGGAGCCCCGCCACGCCGCGGCGCTACGTGGCCGTCACCACGGTCACGGCCAGGGGCCGCGTGGTCGACGTGGTCGAGACGCCGTTCGGCATCCGCACCATCGCCTTCGACGCCAGGCGCGGCTTCCTGCTGAACGGCACCCGCCTGCCGATCAACGGCGTGTGCCAGCACCACGACCTGGGCGCGCTGGGCGCGGCCATCAATGTGCGCGCGCTGGAACGCCAGCTCGAGATCCTGCGCGAGATGGGCGTGAACGCCATCCGCACCAGCCATAACCCGCCGGCGCCGGAGCTGCTCGACCTGGCCGACCGCGTGGGCTTCGTGGTGGTGGCCGAGGCATTCGACATTTGGGGCGAGAAGAAGAACCCGAACGACTACCACCTGCACTACAAGGAGTGGCACGAAAAGGACTTGCGCGGCATGATCCGGCGCGACCGCAACCACCCCAGCGTGATCGCCTGGAGCATCGGCAACGAGATCGTCGAACAGGGGGCGCGCGAAGGCTGGAAGGTGGCGGCGCACCTCTCGGAGATTGCCCGCGGCGAGGACCGCACCCGCCCGACCACGGCCGCGTTCAACCATGTCGGCTCGGCCTACAACGGCTTCCAGAACGCCGTCGACGTGTTCGGCTACAACTACAAGCCGCAGGAATACGGCAAGTTCCACGAGCACGCGCCGCACGTTCCGCTGCTGGGCAGCGAGACGGCATCGACGGTCAGTTCGCGCGGCGAGTACTTCTTCCCCGTCAGCGACGACAAGTCCAAGGGGCTGGCCAACTTCCACGTCAGCAGCTACGACCTCTCCGCGCCGCCCTGGGCCACCCCGCCAGACGCCGAGTTCCGCGGGCAGGACGACAACGCGTTCGTGGCCGGCGAATTCGTGTGGACGGGCTTCGACTACCTGGGCGAACCCACGCCCTACAACAGCGACACGACGAACCTGCTCAATTTCACGGACCCGGCGCAACAGCAGCGCATGGCGCAGCAATTGCAGGACCTGAAGAAGATTGCCGTGCCGTCGCGCAGCTCCTACTTCGGCATCGTCGACCTCGCCGGCTTCAAGAAGGACCGCTTCTACATCTACCAGGCGCGCTGGCGCCCGGAGCTGCCGATGGCGCACCTGCTGCCCCACTGGACCTGGCCGGAGCGCGTGGGCCAGGTGACGCCGGTGCACCTGTACACGTCCGGCGACGAGGCCGAGCTGTTCCTCAACGGCCGTTCCCTGGGCCGCAAGAAGCGCGGCCCGCGCGACTACCGGCTGCGCTGGGACGACGTGGTGTACCAGCCCGGCACCTTGCAGGCGGTGACGTACAAGGATGGCAAGCGCTGGGCGGAGGATACCGTGCACACCGCCGGGCCGGCGGCACGGCTGCAACTGTCGGCGGACCGCGCCACGCTGCGCGCCGATGGCGACGACCTGTCCTTCGTCACCGTGACGATCGCCGACAAGGATGGCCGGCCGGTGCCGCGCACGTCGAACCGTATCAGCTTCACGCTGTCGGGCCCCGGCGAAATCGTCGCGACCGACAACGGCGATCCCACGAGCTTCGAGTCGTTCCAGTCGCCCGAGCGCAAGGCATTCAACGGGCTGGCCCTCGCCATCGTGCGCACCAGGGCCGGACAGGCCGGGAAGATGGTGTTGACGGCGACTGCCGACGGGTTGCAAAGCGCGCAGGTGACGCTGGAGAGCCGCGACAAGTAA
- a CDS encoding TetR/AcrR family transcriptional regulator, whose protein sequence is MTDSIDNAITAPRPARLTREQSRARTRERLLASAAVVFTREGYAGASIDRIAEEAGYSKGAMYSNFASKDELFFAMFDFYALRAANELCQRLDAVDGPDAVIDTVCAWADGLRHEPDLRLLVVDMARLARADARVAARHTKMFDDEWRQVGSRLVKIFPGGQSPVPVLRLGALVMDIAYGNATQLHAGLTAGDLIGLALRALRDAYGRGN, encoded by the coding sequence ATGACCGACAGCATCGACAACGCCATCACGGCCCCGCGGCCCGCGCGCCTCACGCGCGAACAAAGCCGCGCCCGCACCCGCGAGCGCCTGCTGGCCTCGGCCGCGGTGGTGTTTACACGCGAGGGCTATGCCGGCGCGTCGATCGACCGCATCGCCGAGGAAGCCGGATATTCGAAGGGCGCCATGTATTCGAACTTCGCGTCGAAGGATGAGCTGTTCTTCGCCATGTTCGACTTCTACGCGCTGCGGGCGGCCAATGAGCTGTGCCAGCGCCTGGACGCGGTGGATGGCCCGGATGCCGTCATCGACACGGTCTGCGCCTGGGCCGACGGCTTGCGCCACGAGCCCGACCTGCGCCTGCTTGTGGTCGACATGGCCCGGCTGGCCCGTGCCGACGCGAGGGTGGCCGCGCGCCACACGAAGATGTTCGACGACGAGTGGCGCCAGGTGGGTTCGCGGCTCGTGAAGATATTCCCCGGCGGGCAGTCGCCCGTGCCGGTGCTGCGGCTCGGGGCGCTGGTGATGGATATCGCCTACGGGAACGCGACCCAGCTGCATGCCGGGTTGACGGCCGGTGACCTGATCGGGCTGGCGTTGCGGGCCCTGCGCGACGCTTACGGGCGAGGAAACTAG
- a CDS encoding HlyD family secretion protein, whose product MSLPNSAKIVIGLLVAALAAGSAWSLTHTEGGATRQSTDDAYVTADFTLVAPQVAGKVVDVLVEDHQAVRKGQLLARIDDRDFVAAVDMARADLAKAEADLVRARAAIAQQGSTIRRAAAAIDAGAATLKYAKANAQRYRDLASDGSASVQDRQQAESQTDAAAANHAADVAALAAAKQELAVLGAQVEQADAQVARARAALAAAELNLSYTRIEAPIDGVVGQRAVRVGAYAQVGAALLAIVPLQQAYIEANFRETQLAHVRAGQRVTIAVDMLPGTTLTGHVASLAPASSVSFSPIAPDNATGNFTKVVQRLPVKIVIDPGQRAAQLLKVGMSVTPTVLVDAG is encoded by the coding sequence ATGTCCCTTCCCAACTCCGCAAAGATCGTGATCGGCCTGCTGGTGGCCGCCCTGGCGGCCGGCAGCGCCTGGTCGTTGACCCATACCGAAGGCGGCGCGACCCGCCAGAGCACGGATGACGCCTACGTGACGGCCGACTTCACGCTGGTGGCGCCGCAGGTGGCCGGCAAGGTGGTCGACGTGCTGGTCGAGGATCACCAGGCCGTGCGCAAGGGCCAGCTGCTGGCCCGCATCGACGACCGCGACTTCGTGGCGGCCGTGGACATGGCGCGCGCCGACCTGGCGAAGGCCGAGGCCGACCTCGTGCGCGCCCGCGCCGCCATCGCGCAGCAGGGCAGCACGATCAGGCGCGCCGCCGCCGCGATCGACGCCGGGGCGGCCACGCTGAAGTATGCCAAGGCCAACGCGCAGCGCTACCGCGACCTGGCGTCGGACGGTTCCGCGTCGGTGCAGGACCGCCAGCAGGCCGAGTCGCAGACCGATGCCGCCGCCGCCAACCACGCGGCCGACGTCGCCGCGCTGGCCGCCGCGAAGCAGGAACTGGCCGTGCTGGGCGCCCAGGTGGAACAGGCCGACGCCCAGGTGGCGCGCGCCCGGGCCGCGCTGGCGGCGGCGGAGCTGAACCTGTCGTACACGCGCATCGAGGCGCCGATCGACGGCGTGGTGGGCCAGCGCGCCGTGCGCGTGGGGGCCTATGCACAGGTGGGCGCCGCGCTGCTCGCGATCGTGCCGCTGCAGCAGGCGTATATCGAAGCAAACTTCCGCGAAACCCAGCTGGCCCACGTGCGCGCCGGCCAGCGCGTTACAATCGCGGTCGACATGCTGCCGGGCACCACGCTGACCGGCCATGTCGCCAGCCTCGCCCCCGCCAGCAGCGTGTCGTTCTCGCCGATCGCGCCGGACAATGCCACCGGCAACTTCACGAAGGTGGTGCAGCGGCTGCCCGTGAAGATCGTCATCGATCCGGGCCAGCGTGCCGCGCAACTGCTGAAGGTGGGCATGTCCGTCACGCCGACCGTGCTGGTCGACGCGGGCTGA
- a CDS encoding MFS transporter — translation MTAQLSAAAPASPAAPVSAPAVHPFGPRLLTGVVGVFVAAMMSGLNSRIGTLALGDIRAVYGMGVDDGSWISSLYAAFELAAMPFSAWFAITFSFRRYHMAVVAIFTSLGLLTPLAPDTTTLLLLRCLQGFFGGLLIPVLMAAALRFFPTPIRLYGLALYAMTATFAPNVATWLSATWTDGVMDWRLMFWQTVPMALFSLAAVGWGIPQDPVRLERFRQIDLPGLVTGLAGLVMIGIGLTQGERLDWFNSALVCRLFGGGLALLAIFLVCEWFHPMPFIKLQLLHRRNLGLGFTVFVGMLVVLLSGSLLPADYLGHAWHFRTPQLAVIGLQVGLPQFILGPMVSWLLYKKWIDARHVFVVGLLLIACACWVASRVTPEWMAAEFALAQALHAFGQPMAVIALLFLATSVVQPMEGPQVSGIVNTLRAFGTMFGSALVGRLLAVREATHANVLLDGAANMRRSAGAVQPGELAGLADRVSHQAFVLSIADGYLVLGGLALALIPLVLSLQYIAPPALAPKKQ, via the coding sequence ATGACCGCGCAACTGTCCGCGGCGGCCCCGGCATCCCCGGCGGCGCCCGTTTCCGCCCCCGCCGTCCATCCGTTCGGCCCGCGCCTGCTGACCGGTGTCGTCGGCGTTTTCGTGGCCGCGATGATGTCCGGCCTGAACAGCCGCATCGGCACCCTGGCGCTGGGCGATATCCGCGCCGTGTACGGCATGGGCGTCGATGACGGCAGCTGGATCTCGAGCCTGTATGCCGCCTTCGAGCTGGCGGCGATGCCGTTCTCGGCATGGTTCGCCATCACGTTCTCGTTCCGCCGCTACCACATGGCCGTGGTGGCGATCTTTACCTCGCTGGGCTTGCTCACGCCGCTGGCGCCCGATACCACCACGCTGTTGCTGTTGCGCTGCCTGCAAGGCTTTTTCGGCGGCCTGCTGATCCCGGTGCTGATGGCCGCGGCGCTGCGCTTCTTTCCCACCCCGATCCGGCTGTACGGCCTGGCGCTGTATGCGATGACGGCGACGTTCGCGCCGAACGTCGCCACCTGGCTGTCCGCCACGTGGACCGATGGCGTGATGGACTGGCGCCTGATGTTCTGGCAGACCGTGCCGATGGCGCTGTTTTCGCTGGCCGCGGTCGGGTGGGGCATCCCGCAGGACCCGGTGCGGCTGGAGCGCTTCAGGCAGATCGACCTGCCCGGCCTCGTGACGGGCCTGGCGGGCCTCGTCATGATCGGCATCGGCCTGACGCAGGGCGAGCGGCTGGACTGGTTCAACAGCGCTCTGGTGTGCCGGCTGTTCGGCGGCGGCCTGGCGCTGCTGGCGATCTTCCTGGTCTGCGAGTGGTTTCACCCCATGCCCTTCATCAAGCTGCAACTGCTGCACCGGCGCAACCTCGGCCTGGGCTTCACGGTCTTCGTCGGCATGCTGGTCGTGCTGCTTTCCGGCTCCCTGCTGCCGGCCGACTACCTGGGCCACGCCTGGCATTTCCGCACGCCGCAGCTGGCCGTGATCGGCTTGCAGGTAGGCCTGCCGCAGTTCATCCTGGGCCCGATGGTGTCGTGGCTGCTATACAAGAAATGGATCGATGCGCGCCACGTGTTCGTGGTGGGCCTGCTGCTGATCGCCTGCGCCTGCTGGGTGGCCTCGCGCGTGACGCCCGAATGGATGGCGGCCGAATTCGCGTTGGCGCAGGCGCTGCACGCGTTCGGCCAGCCCATGGCGGTCATTGCGCTGCTGTTCCTGGCCACCAGCGTGGTCCAGCCGATGGAGGGGCCGCAGGTCTCCGGCATCGTCAACACGCTGCGCGCCTTCGGCACCATGTTCGGCAGCGCGCTCGTCGGCCGCCTGCTGGCCGTGCGCGAAGCCACCCATGCCAATGTGCTGCTCGACGGCGCGGCCAATATGCGGCGCAGCGCCGGGGCGGTGCAGCCAGGCGAGCTGGCCGGCCTGGCCGACCGCGTCTCGCACCAGGCCTTCGTGCTGTCGATCGCCGACGGCTACCTCGTGCTGGGCGGGCTGGCGCTGGCCTTGATTCCGCTGGTGCTGTCGCTGCAATACATTGCGCCGCCGGCGCTGGCGCCCAAAAAACAATAG